The DNA window TTACTAATGGGCTATTTGGTTGAGTTGTTTGTTAAAAAAGAACAAGCGGTTATTTTAGATCCCGCTGTTGGAACAGGTAATTTACTGTTAACTGTTATGAATTACTTAGATGGTCGAATGACCGGAGCTGGTGTAGAGCTTGACGACCTTCTTGTGCGTCTCGCATCAAACGCTGGGAACTTAGTAGAACAGCCGATCACGTTTTACTTACAAGACGCATTGCAGCCATTATTAATCGATCCTGTTGATGTTGTTATCTCAGATTTACCAGTAGGGTATTATCCTGATGATGAAACTGCAGCTACGTATGAACTAAAAGCAGATGAAGGCATGTCTTATGCGCATCATTTGTTTATCGAGCAATCGTTAAAGCATACGGCTGAAGGTGGCTATTTATTTTTCATTGTTCCAAAAGCTTTGTTTGAATCCGAACAGGCGAATCAATTACATAGCTTTTTGAAGAAACATGCCCATATACAATCGGTCATGGAATTACCGGAAAGCCTATTTAAAAACTCGGCCCATGCAAAAGGAATTCTTGTGCTGCAGAAAAAACAAGAAGGTGTCAAAGCGCCAAAAGAAGTTTTATTAGCACGCGTTCCAAATATGTCAAAACCAGAATCAATGTCTAAATTCTTTTCTCAAGTGACAAGTTGGTTTAAAGAAAACAAAGTATAATCTAGTCAAATTGTGCTATACTGGAGCTATAAAAGCCATATGTACCATTTTGGATGAAAAGAGGGATGCGCAATGACTGAGTCAAACGAAGCGCCAAAAAAAGTTAGTCTTCAAGAAGCTGTAAAACGCCAACTAGAAGCTAAGAAAAACCAGGCTGCCGATAATCAAGGTGGCGGAAATGCTTCACTTTCAACGAAAAAGATGAAGAGCCAACAATCGAAAAAAGTAAGCAATAACCGTCGTAAAATGGGTACGTGAGTAAGTTCAGATAGAAGTTTTAAAGAAAGACAAGAGTTTTTTCTTGTCTTTTTTTATATCAAAAAAATATACTCTCAAACTTGTGAACAATGCCATTATAAAGTGAGGTGATCTTCAATGTATGCTGGCTTTTGGTTACGACTACGTGCTTTTGCCATAGACTATGTATTGATTTTTACCTATATGGGAGTTGTCTTTCTTTTTTCTGTGTTTATAATGCCTTCTGTACAAGAATGGTTTCAAGGGTCTCGAATTACCGCCCAATTAACAGGATTTATGCTTATCACGCTTCCAGTTTCTCTCTACTTTATTGTGGCCGATTCAAAAATAGGCAAGCAATCTTTTGGAAAACGTCAAATGCAAATTAAAGTAGTCAATGACAACAACCAAATGCTTTCTATCGGACAAGCAACTGTTCGAACACTCATAAAATTTTTGCCTTGGGAGCTGTCTCACTATATGGCTTATCGAATGATCTATTTGGGAGATGGAGACCTACACCAACTGGATTATTGGATAGTTGGTGTGCTTTATGCATTGATTTCACTTTATGTATTCATGGTCATTTTTACAAAAAACAAACAGTCTTTGTATGACCGCTTATCGAAAACTTATGTTGTAAATACACGTTTTTCATAAAAACTATTGACTCATGTAAAAAGCCTGGTAAAATCTATTTCAATATACTTTTTTAAAAATATTTTTCATTTAACGTATAGAATAGTCGATCGATGGTTTAGTAGGCGATTTGTGTGCAGCAAAAAGAGACTGAATGGTAGCTGGAAGTTCAGGCAGCAAATTGGATGAAATACGTCATCAGATTTGATCGAATTGTAATCAAGTGGATGTTCTATTTAGTTAGAATATCAAATTGGGTGGTAACGCGGAGAAAACCTTCGTCCCTTTATTGGGGCGGGGGTTTTTTCTTTTTTTTATATAGAAAAGGAGAGATTACTATGTACAATATTAAATCAGTCATCGCCCCAAAGTTTATAGAAGCCTTAGCGCTTACAATCACTATTTTTCTGCTAATTAGCGTTAGCATTATCAAGTTTGGATCAGTACCTCATATCCCAATTTTGCTGTCAATTTTGCTTTTATTTGCATTTGGCTTAATGAAAAGAATATCATACAGAAAACTTGAAAGGGGATTAGTAGAAGGTGCTGGTGCAGGGATGAGTGCAGTATTTCTTTTTTTCTTTATCGGTATGCTCATTAGCAGTTGGATGATTAGTGGCACCATTCCAACAATGATTTATGCTGGCTTTTCAATCATTTCAATGACGTTCTTTTTTGCGATTGTTTTTATTGTTACCTCGTTAATTGGATTATCGGTAGGCAGTTCACTAACGACTGTTGCAACAATTGGTGTGGCATTTATTGGTATGGCAACGGCCATGGATTTATCGCTTGCAGTAACGGCAGGAGCCATTGTTTCGGGTGCTTTTTTTGGTGATAAAATGTCGCCATTATCAGATACAACAAATTTATCGTCTTCTATCGTCGGTGTTGATTTGTTTGAGCATATTCGCAATATGGGATGGACAACGATTCCCGCTTTTATACTGACCTTGATTTTCTTTTTCATTCTTTCACCTCAGACTACTGGCGGACCGATTCAAGATGTTAGTGAGTTTAAAGAAGGTCTTTTAGCTACAGGGATGATTCATTGGTATACGTTAATTCCATTAATTGTTTTGATCGTCTTAACATTTTTAAAAGTACCAGCATTGATGACATTAGCAATTAGCTCACTTTCAGCTATTGCAATTTCTTTTCTGCATCAAATATCTTCAGCTTCCGAGATTTTTAACGTACTGTTTAGTGGATATGTGTCTTCTAGTGGCATTGCAGAAATTGATAGTTTGTTATCACGTGGCGGGATGGAAAGTATGATGTTTACAGTAGCACTCGTGCTTTTAGCATTAAGCATGGGCGGTTTGTTATTCACATTAGGAATTGTTCAATGTTTACTAGCAAAAGTGGAAAGCTTATTGAAAAAAGTTTCGTCAGTCATAGCTGCTTCTGCATTAACTGCAATCGGCATCAATATTTTAATCGGTGAACAATACTTATCCATTTTGTTAACAGGTCAAGCATTTAAAGAACCTTTTGACAAAGTAGGACTTGCGGGAAAAAACTTAAGCCGGGTAATGGAGGATGCAGGAACAGTCGTTAATCCGCTTGTGCCATGGAGTGTTTGTGGAATCTTTATAACAGGTGTTATCGGGGTACCTACGCTCGAGTACTTACCATTTGCAGTTTTCTGTTTACTGTCTCCAGTACTGACCGTGTTATTTGGGTTTACAGGAAAAACATTAACTTTTAAATAAAAAGTATGGAAAGAACCGATGATGCTTGAAATCATCGGTTTTTTGCATTTAGCAGGAAAAACCACATAAGAGTCGAATAGTACTATAGACAGCGTTTTGTTACTAAGTCGCGGAATATAGTCGAAGGGGTGGAGAAAATGTATAAAAAAATTCTAGTCGCCGTAGATGGTTCCGAAAATTCAAAGCGAGCAGGCAAACATGCAGCCCATCTAGCAGCAATAAGTAAAGATACAGAAGTAACGGTTGTGTATGTTTCCGATTTTGATGAAGACAGTCAGGAAAAAGTTCATGATGGTGGTCAACTTGAATTTGAATTATCACGTAAGAAAAAAATGCAATCCATTAGGGAACAGTTAGAACTCAATGAGACTTTTTATAAAATTGAAGTGATGCACGGACGACCAGCACCAGTAATTATTGAAATGGCAAACGAGGGTGAGTTTGACTTAGTTGTTATTGGGAGCCGTGGGTTAAACCCTGTTTCAAAAATATTACTCGGTGGGGTTAGTCAAAAAGTCGTCAATCATTCGCATTGCCCAGTATTAGTTGTTAAATAAACTCCGCCAATCTACCTGGGATTTTGGTATAATGAATAAAAAGAGTGGTCTTATTGTTAGTTGATTTACAGGTAGACCAGGTGGAGGAGAACATGAAACCATTACCAAATTGTCCTAAATGTAATTCGGAATATACTTATGAAGATGGTAGCATATTGGTGTGTCCTGAATGTGCACACGAATGGAGTCTTGTAGCTGAAGCAGAACAAGTGGAAGAAGAAAAAGTCGTCAAAGATGCTAATGGCTCGATTTTAAAAGATGGCGATGCAGTTACTGTCATTAAAGATTTGAAAGTTAAAGGCAGCTCATCAACTTTGAAAATTGGTACCAAAGTAAAAAGCATCCGACTCGTTGAAGGTGATCATGATATTGATTGTAAAATTGATGGATTTGGTCCAATGAAACTAAAGTCGGAATTTGTTAAAAAAGCATAAAAAAAAGGTGTTGGAATAAAATTATTCCAACACCTTTTTTTATTAAATCGATGTGCGATGTGTCATCGCGTTCATCAACGTATAGTAAATTTTCAATATAAAAATCTATTAAACGCCTCGTTTATTGCCCCACACTAAAGTGTGCAGTTGTGGCAACACTTTGGCATCGTTCATGATAGGGGATTTTACATGATAATCGATTAACTGTTCATAACGCTCAAGCAAGTTGGACACTAACTGAGCGTCGTTTGTCGTAGTAGTATCTTCATTGCCTGTCTGTAAAAAGAATGGGACTCTTGGATAGCGTTGATGCATGTTTTCGGCATAAGCAAAATCATCTTGGTCGAAAATAACAACTTTTAAACTGACATTTGCTGTTTGCAATTTCTCCAAAAACAAATCCAGTTTTGCCAAATCGGTTTTCATGCCAGAACTTGGTGGTTTTGGTGATAACGTAATGTCATCAATTGTGGTCATCCATTCTTGCCAAATAGAGGCTTGTGTTTCGACCGCTACTTTCCAACCTTGTTGATGACATAATTCAACCAATTCACCAATCCCTTTGTGAAGAACAGGATTTCCACCTGATATAGTAACATGTGAAAAGTTTTCGCCACCTATTTGCATCAATTCTTCGATAATGTCGGCGGGTAGTTTAGAAACGCTGGTTCCCGTGCCATCCCAAGTAAATTTGGAATCGCACCAAGAACAAGAATAATCACATCCAGCAGTGCGGACAAACATCGTTTTTTGTCCCATTACCATACCTTCTCCTTGAACAGTAGGGCCGAATATTTCCATTACAGGAATTTTCATGACAAGTCCTCCTGTCGCGGTCGGTATACAACGTAGCTAGTGGGTGTTTCGCGAACAATAACTTGCAAGCAATTTGGTCGATTGGTCGTTTCTTGAAGCATTGTTTGAATCGATTGCCATACTTGCTGTGCAAGAAGTTCGGTTGTAGGAAACTTATTGGCAAATTCAGGATGATCATTTAAAACGCTGTGATCGTATTTTTTATGGATTAAGCTTTTTAATAATTTAAAATCAATCAGAAAACCGATGGAATCAAGTTGATTGCCTCCGATTGTAATATTGAGATGGTACGTATGCCCGTGCATCATCTTACATTTTCCGGCTTCTTCACTTGGTATAAAATGCGCCGCAGAAAAATGCATGTCTTTATTGAGCTCAAACTGATAATTGTGAGAAACAGACGGATAAAATTGTTGCATCATGTGGTCGCACCTGCCATTTGTTTTGCTTGATAGCGTTTAAGACCATCATTTCGTAATTGGCAAGCTGGACATTCACCACAGCCGGTACTCGGAACACCGTTATAACAAGTTAATGTTTTTTCTTGAACAAAATCAAGTGCACCAAGTGTATCGGAAAGTTCCCAGACATCTGCTTTATCTAGCCACATCAATGGTGTATGAATGATAAATTGTTTATCCATGGCCAAATTTAACGTAACGTTCAAAGAACGGATAAATGTATCACGACAATCAGGATATCCACTAAAGTCGGTTTCACTAACACCTGTGATTAAATGCCGCGAACCGATTGCATCTGCATAAACAGCAGCAAAAGATAAAAACAACAGGTTTCGACCGGGCACAAATGTAGAAGGAAGTTCTCCATCTACTGCTGTTACTTCGATGTCATCTCGAGTTAACGCATTTGCAGAAAGTTGATTGATCAACGTCATGTCGAGTACTTTAAATGAAACGCCAAGTTCATCAGCGATTTTCCGAGCACATTCAATTTCAGCAGAATGGCGCTGACCATAATCAAAAGTGACCGTTGCAACTTCCTTAAAGTTCTTAAGCGCCCAAAATAGGCATGTGGTACTGTCTTGGCCGCCGCTAAAAACGACGACTGCTTTTTCGTTTTTCATCTGTATCACTCCTTAGTTTTTTAGAGAGGGAGTTTGCGAACCTCTTTAACGAACAGGATTAATAATAACACATGGAACATTTAAAAGATGACTGCATATATTATTTCAAATAGGTATACAATTTCTGAAAGAGGGTATATTTATATAACAACGAAAGGGGAGGTCCGAGATGAAAGCAATTGTTATTGATAACTACGGCGGCAGAGAACAATTAGTCGAAAGAGAAATTGATAAGCCAACTATCACAGATGATCAAGTACTTGTAGAAGTTTATGCCACTTCAATCAATCAAATTGATTGGAAATTACGTGAAGGTTATTTAAAAGAAATGCTGCCTTGGGAATTCCCAATTATTTTAGGCTGGGACGCAGCAGGGATAGTTGCTGAAGTTGGGGCTAATGTTAAACATTTCAAGGTAGGAAACCGTGTCTTTGCTAGACCAGCAACAACAAGACAGGGAACTTATGCAGAATTTGTTCCTGTTGAGTCAGATTTACTTGCGCATATGCCTGAGAGCATGTCATTTGAAGAAGGTGCAGCGATTCCGTTGGCTGGACTAACTGCTTATCAATGTATTGTTGGATTTGCAAATGTAAAAAAAGGCGAAAAAGTTTTAATTCATGCAGGAGCTGGTGGAGTTGGAACGATGGCTATTCAAATAGCTAATAGCATCGGTGCGTATGTAGCTACGACTGCAAGTGACAGTAATGATGAATTGGTTAAATCGTTAGGAGCTAATCGTGTAATTAACTATAGCCAAGAGGATTTTAGTGAGTTGCTTGAAAATTTTGATGCCGTTTTGGATACGATGGGCGGAGAAGTTTTGGAGAAAAGTTTTAAAGTATTGAAAAAAGGCGGGAAGTTAATTTCCATCGCTGGAGAACCATCACCTGAACAAGCGAAAGAGCATGGAGTAAACGCGACTAGTTATTGGTTAGAGCCAAATGGCGCAGAATTGCACCAACTGGCAAATCTTTTCATAGCTGGTGAATTAAAACCGACTATCGGTCATGTATTTGATTTCTCTGAAAAAGGTGTTAGAGATGCTCACGAATTGAGTGAAACTCACCATGCTCGAGGAAAAATAATCATCAAATTAAAATCATAAAATAAAAAAATCCTTTCACTTTAGCGAAAGGATTTTTTATTGGCGTTTAGAATTTTTCGGGTTTCCCGGATTTGTCTGCTGAATAATATTCAGTAGGTGCGTCGTCTTGAGCTTCTTCTGTACGTACGACCAATACGTCGCATTTTGCAGAACGGACAATATGTTCAGAAACACTGCCGATTAAGAAACGTTCAACTGCATTTAATCCAGTCGCACCACAAATAATTAAATCTGCTTCAACTTTTTGAGCTAAGTCTCTAGAAATCATTGATTTTGGTGATCCATAATCGACGACAATATTAACTTTCTCAACTCCGCCAGCTAACGCTTCTTTTTTATACTCTTCTAATAAATCTTCAGCAAACTTTTGAGCACGATCAGCAATTGAACGATCATATGCCTCGATTGCCGCAAACGAACGTGTATCAATTACATTAACTAAGTTTAATGTGGCGTTGTTTCGTTCGGCAATACCCACTGATTTTTTGAATGCCCACTCTGCTTCTTTGGAACCGTCTACCGCTACAAGAATTTGACTATATTTTAATGTCATCCTACATTCCTCCTTCATCTGTCTATAGTTACTCATTCGCTATAAAAAGAAGAGTTCCTGCTAAATTAGCGTTAATTTGCTGAATTTTTAGTCTAATTTGTGAAATTAATCAATAATTTCAAAGAAAAGCAGCATCGAAATTTCTCCGATGCCGCTTTATAAGATTAATTATTGATAATTTGAAGTTCTTTTGGATACTTAGTCAATACCTCATAGCCATCAGCTGTTACAGCTACATCATCTTCAATGCGAACGCCGACTTTGTCTGGGACGTAAATACCTGGCTCAAGTGTAAAGACCATTCCTTCTTCCATTTTCATCGTGTTTTCACCATGAATAGAAGGGAACTCGTGAACGTCAATTCCAAGACCGTGGCCTAGACGGTGAGTGAAATAGTCACCATATCCAGCATCTGCAATCACTTTACGTGAGATTTGATCAAGTTCAGCTGCAGTCACGCCTGGTTTTACCGCTTCAAGAGCAGCCATTTCAGAACGGTATACAACATCATAAACTTCTTTTTGTTCTTCGCTCGGTTCGCCAAGAGCTAATGTACGAGTAATATCTGAACAATAACCTTTATGCACAACGCCAAGGTCAAATAAAACTAAGTCGCCTTGTTTTAGTTTGTATTCGCCAGTTTTGCCATGTGGTGAAGCTGCACGTGCGCCTGTCAATACAGTAGTGTCAAACGACATATGCGTAACTCCGCGTTTTTTTAATGCCAATTCAATTTCAGTCATTACTTCAATTTCGGTTATGCCTTCTTTAATTGTCCGAGCGGCTACTTCAATCGCGTAATCAGCTAAAGCTGCTGCTTCACGTAAAATTTGTAATTCCGCATCGTCTTTAATAACACGCATCGCATTTAGTTGGTCATCCAATTGAGCGATTGAAAGAGA is part of the Planococcus sp. PAMC 21323 genome and encodes:
- a CDS encoding class I SAM-dependent methyltransferase gives rise to the protein MNSAMETTFNFIDNHTTEIQKEQENAYLESLLTTTENWLDGLIKPEEGASKEDVRKALQLAVLKGMKEHIQPHHQMTPDALGLLMGYLVELFVKKEQAVILDPAVGTGNLLLTVMNYLDGRMTGAGVELDDLLVRLASNAGNLVEQPITFYLQDALQPLLIDPVDVVISDLPVGYYPDDETAATYELKADEGMSYAHHLFIEQSLKHTAEGGYLFFIVPKALFESEQANQLHSFLKKHAHIQSVMELPESLFKNSAHAKGILVLQKKQEGVKAPKEVLLARVPNMSKPESMSKFFSQVTSWFKENKV
- a CDS encoding RDD family protein encodes the protein MYAGFWLRLRAFAIDYVLIFTYMGVVFLFSVFIMPSVQEWFQGSRITAQLTGFMLITLPVSLYFIVADSKIGKQSFGKRQMQIKVVNDNNQMLSIGQATVRTLIKFLPWELSHYMAYRMIYLGDGDLHQLDYWIVGVLYALISLYVFMVIFTKNKQSLYDRLSKTYVVNTRFS
- the nhaC gene encoding Na+/H+ antiporter NhaC is translated as MYNIKSVIAPKFIEALALTITIFLLISVSIIKFGSVPHIPILLSILLLFAFGLMKRISYRKLERGLVEGAGAGMSAVFLFFFIGMLISSWMISGTIPTMIYAGFSIISMTFFFAIVFIVTSLIGLSVGSSLTTVATIGVAFIGMATAMDLSLAVTAGAIVSGAFFGDKMSPLSDTTNLSSSIVGVDLFEHIRNMGWTTIPAFILTLIFFFILSPQTTGGPIQDVSEFKEGLLATGMIHWYTLIPLIVLIVLTFLKVPALMTLAISSLSAIAISFLHQISSASEIFNVLFSGYVSSSGIAEIDSLLSRGGMESMMFTVALVLLALSMGGLLFTLGIVQCLLAKVESLLKKVSSVIAASALTAIGINILIGEQYLSILLTGQAFKEPFDKVGLAGKNLSRVMEDAGTVVNPLVPWSVCGIFITGVIGVPTLEYLPFAVFCLLSPVLTVLFGFTGKTLTFK
- a CDS encoding universal stress protein; translation: MYKKILVAVDGSENSKRAGKHAAHLAAISKDTEVTVVYVSDFDEDSQEKVHDGGQLEFELSRKKKMQSIREQLELNETFYKIEVMHGRPAPVIIEMANEGEFDLVVIGSRGLNPVSKILLGGVSQKVVNHSHCPVLVVK
- a CDS encoding zinc ribbon domain-containing protein YjdM, with the translated sequence MKPLPNCPKCNSEYTYEDGSILVCPECAHEWSLVAEAEQVEEEKVVKDANGSILKDGDAVTVIKDLKVKGSSSTLKIGTKVKSIRLVEGDHDIDCKIDGFGPMKLKSEFVKKA
- the queE gene encoding 7-carboxy-7-deazaguanine synthase QueE is translated as MKIPVMEIFGPTVQGEGMVMGQKTMFVRTAGCDYSCSWCDSKFTWDGTGTSVSKLPADIIEELMQIGGENFSHVTISGGNPVLHKGIGELVELCHQQGWKVAVETQASIWQEWMTTIDDITLSPKPPSSGMKTDLAKLDLFLEKLQTANVSLKVVIFDQDDFAYAENMHQRYPRVPFFLQTGNEDTTTTNDAQLVSNLLERYEQLIDYHVKSPIMNDAKVLPQLHTLVWGNKRGV
- the queD gene encoding 6-carboxytetrahydropterin synthase QueD, coding for MMQQFYPSVSHNYQFELNKDMHFSAAHFIPSEEAGKCKMMHGHTYHLNITIGGNQLDSIGFLIDFKLLKSLIHKKYDHSVLNDHPEFANKFPTTELLAQQVWQSIQTMLQETTNRPNCLQVIVRETPTSYVVYRPRQEDLS
- the queC gene encoding 7-cyano-7-deazaguanine synthase QueC, whose product is MKNEKAVVVFSGGQDSTTCLFWALKNFKEVATVTFDYGQRHSAEIECARKIADELGVSFKVLDMTLINQLSANALTRDDIEVTAVDGELPSTFVPGRNLLFLSFAAVYADAIGSRHLITGVSETDFSGYPDCRDTFIRSLNVTLNLAMDKQFIIHTPLMWLDKADVWELSDTLGALDFVQEKTLTCYNGVPSTGCGECPACQLRNDGLKRYQAKQMAGATT
- a CDS encoding NADP-dependent oxidoreductase, with amino-acid sequence MKAIVIDNYGGREQLVEREIDKPTITDDQVLVEVYATSINQIDWKLREGYLKEMLPWEFPIILGWDAAGIVAEVGANVKHFKVGNRVFARPATTRQGTYAEFVPVESDLLAHMPESMSFEEGAAIPLAGLTAYQCIVGFANVKKGEKVLIHAGAGGVGTMAIQIANSIGAYVATTASDSNDELVKSLGANRVINYSQEDFSELLENFDAVLDTMGGEVLEKSFKVLKKGGKLISIAGEPSPEQAKEHGVNATSYWLEPNGAELHQLANLFIAGELKPTIGHVFDFSEKGVRDAHELSETHHARGKIIIKLKS
- a CDS encoding universal stress protein, whose protein sequence is MTLKYSQILVAVDGSKEAEWAFKKSVGIAERNNATLNLVNVIDTRSFAAIEAYDRSIADRAQKFAEDLLEEYKKEALAGGVEKVNIVVDYGSPKSMISRDLAQKVEADLIICGATGLNAVERFLIGSVSEHIVRSAKCDVLVVRTEEAQDDAPTEYYSADKSGKPEKF
- a CDS encoding M24 family metallopeptidase is translated as MNKITQLQNHLKEQSIDAAFITDPYNVFYVSGFKSNPHERLLGVMVFAEAEPFLICPKMEIPDAKNAGWTGEIVGHEDTQNSMEILYKTAQSRGIDFKTMAVEKAHMTVERYESLLSFFGSLSIAQLDDQLNAMRVIKDDAELQILREAAALADYAIEVAARTIKEGITEIEVMTEIELALKKRGVTHMSFDTTVLTGARAASPHGKTGEYKLKQGDLVLFDLGVVHKGYCSDITRTLALGEPSEEQKEVYDVVYRSEMAALEAVKPGVTAAELDQISRKVIADAGYGDYFTHRLGHGLGIDVHEFPSIHGENTMKMEEGMVFTLEPGIYVPDKVGVRIEDDVAVTADGYEVLTKYPKELQIINN